One window of the Rhodococcus sovatensis genome contains the following:
- a CDS encoding NAD-dependent epimerase/dehydratase family protein, with translation MTSNERGVAAPKVVLVTGASRFLGGYLVTRLAQNPAVERVIAVDSRSPSKDLLRRMGRAEFVRADIRNPLIGKVIRNAGVDTVVNAATITKPPRSGGRATMKDLNVIGAMQLFAVCQKSPSVQKVVLRSSSSVYGCSAKDPVKFTEEMSARKPPSGAFARDTIDIEGYIRGLGRRRPDIAVSILRMAPLIGPRLNGSISRYMTSPLIPSIIGRDARMQLLHEEDALAALERATMGGPAGTFNIGADGTIMLSQAIRRAGRIEVPVPFALFKSVGRALMGGMMREFTTEQLDYFHFGCGLDTTRMRSDLGFEPRWTTVQAFDDFVRGAAIRPVVRTEWVDSVEKRALWAADAGAALSKAALAATTGRER, from the coding sequence GTGACTTCGAACGAGCGAGGCGTTGCGGCGCCCAAAGTGGTGCTGGTCACCGGCGCGAGCCGCTTCCTCGGCGGGTACCTCGTTACCCGACTGGCCCAGAATCCCGCTGTAGAGCGCGTCATAGCCGTCGACTCCAGATCCCCTAGTAAGGATCTGCTGCGTCGAATGGGACGCGCGGAATTCGTCCGGGCCGACATCCGCAATCCGCTGATCGGGAAAGTCATCCGAAATGCGGGCGTCGACACCGTCGTGAATGCGGCGACCATCACCAAGCCCCCCAGATCCGGCGGGCGCGCGACGATGAAAGATCTCAACGTCATCGGCGCGATGCAGTTGTTCGCGGTGTGCCAGAAGTCCCCGTCGGTGCAGAAAGTCGTTCTTCGGTCCTCCTCTTCGGTGTACGGATGCAGTGCCAAGGATCCGGTCAAGTTCACCGAGGAGATGAGTGCGCGTAAACCTCCGTCGGGAGCATTCGCACGCGACACCATCGACATCGAGGGGTACATCCGAGGGCTCGGACGTCGCCGGCCAGACATAGCCGTGTCGATTCTGCGGATGGCGCCGTTGATCGGACCACGGCTCAACGGGTCCATTTCCCGTTACATGACCTCGCCGCTCATCCCCAGCATCATCGGGCGCGACGCGCGGATGCAGCTCCTGCACGAAGAAGATGCTCTGGCTGCGCTCGAGCGCGCGACGATGGGTGGGCCGGCCGGCACATTCAATATCGGTGCCGACGGCACCATCATGTTGTCGCAAGCCATTCGTAGAGCCGGGCGCATCGAGGTGCCGGTGCCGTTTGCGCTGTTCAAAAGCGTCGGCCGCGCGCTGATGGGCGGAATGATGCGCGAATTCACGACCGAACAACTGGACTACTTCCACTTCGGCTGCGGGCTGGATACCACTCGAATGCGATCCGACCTCGGATTCGAACCTCGGTGGACTACGGTTCAGGCATTCGACGACTTCGTTCGTGGCGCCGCAATTCGGCCGGTGGTCCGGACCGAGTGGGTGGACTCGGTCGAGAAACGTGCGTTGTGGGCTGCGGACGCCGGTGCAGCGTTGTCCAAAGCCGCATTGGCTGCGACTACAGGCAGGGAGAGGTGA
- a CDS encoding 30S ribosomal protein bS22, translating into MGSVIKKRRKRMSKKKHRKLLRRTRVQRRKLGK; encoded by the coding sequence ATGGGTTCAGTGATCAAGAAGCGTCGCAAGCGCATGTCGAAGAAGAAGCACCGCAAGCTGCTTCGTCGCACTCGAGTGCAGCGCAGGAAACTCGGTAAATAG
- a CDS encoding helix-turn-helix domain-containing protein — MAPVNKPSKGASLDGQPALAGTQFLTVAEVATLMRVSKMTVYRLVHSGELPAVRVGRSFRVHAKAVHDYLETSYFDAG; from the coding sequence ATGGCGCCTGTAAACAAGCCGTCCAAGGGTGCGTCCCTGGATGGCCAACCAGCTCTGGCTGGAACGCAATTCCTCACAGTGGCCGAAGTGGCAACGCTGATGAGGGTGTCCAAGATGACTGTGTACCGACTGGTGCACAGCGGAGAGCTGCCTGCTGTACGAGTGGGTCGATCGTTCCGTGTGCACGCCAAGGCTGTGCACGATTACCTCGAGACCTCGTACTTCGACGCAGGCTGA